The genomic interval TTAGTAACAATGAGACTTACACAGAATACCAACCCTTTATTGGAAAAATCATGTCAGCTATGCAGTCCTTATTTCAAAATGCTTCACCGGCAAGTGTTATTGCTAATGTCATTTACCAAGCAGCTACAGATGATACTACGCAATTGAGATACATAGCAGGCGAAGATGCGGAATTTATGATCGCAAATCACAAGCAGAATGATGATGAATCTTTTGAGGCAGGAATAAAAGCCCAATTCGGAATTTAGTTCCATTAACCTGATTATTGGAACCATTGCATTGGTAATGGCTTCAATAATCATCATATTTACGAAAATCCCTATGATATGATGAGTAAAATTATTCATTTACAAACGATCTCGGAGATATTTTTACTATTCGGACTTGGTAGCGATATCCACCATCCTCTAGTTGGCGTGGTAGACTTTAGCAAAGTGGATCAGCAAATAGACTGTAAAATAAAAATGTCCGCAGATTACTATTCAATCATGTTTAAAAACTACCCTGATAATAAAATCAAGTATGGTCGCAAGATCATTGATTTTCAGGATGGTAGTTTAATCTGCATGGCACCCAATCAGGTCATCGAAATTGACAATGATGAGCAAGCGTCAAAAAACATAATGGGTTGGGGATTATTCTTTCATCCTGATCTAATTCGGGCAACTTCCTTAAATGACAAAATGAAGGACTACAGCTTTTTTTCTTATGAAACTTCCGAAGCACTTCATTTGTCCGAAAAGGAAAAGCATGTGTTATATGACTGCATATCCAAAATTAACACTGAACTTGAAGAAAATATAGACGTACATAGCCAAAACATTATCGTTTCCACGATTGAATTGCTGCTCAATTATTGCAGCCGTTTTTACGGACGGCAATTTATAACAAGGAAGAGTTCCAATAATTCAGTTCTCGTTCAGTTTGAGAAAATTCTCACCGAGTATTACAACCTGGACAATAAACAAGAAAAGAGCTTGCCTACTGTAAAATACCTATCCGAAAAGGTGCATTTATCACCTGGATATTTAAGCGATTTACTCAAAAAAGAAACCGGTAAAAATACTCAGGACCATATTCATTTTTATTTAATTGAGGAAGCTAAAAGCAAGCTGATAAGTACAAATAAATCTGTTAGTGAGATCGCATATGAATTAGGCTTTGATTATCCTCAATACTTTAATAAACTATTCAAGCAAAAAACAGGGAAAACTCCCATCGAATTCAGGAATATGAATTGATGCTAGCAATGAAAAAAAATAATAAAAATCAAGAGAACTTTTTGCAGATTAAGATATCTTCAAACTTATTATGGATATTCTGGACGATGCTGGTTCTTCCCCACTTTTGGTGGTAGGTTAGATTCATATTATCAGAAATCAATAATAATTATCAAAATGTCTTTAATTAGAACTCTTCCAGAAGAAGTTAATATAATTTAAATTACGGTGATTAGAGATTCATACCTGAGTCCTCAAAAAACTTTAATTACCTTCTTTCTACGCCTACGCTCATTAAAAAGTTTTGATAGGACATTTCGGGAAAGCATACAAAAAAATGCCCAGCACTATTCCTACAACAATATTTTGTTGGTATCCTTTTGGCGGCATCCAGAACCGCGTTTTATTAAAAAATTGTAGGCTTTCGTAATCGGAACTAATATAATATTCTGAGATTTTAAAGTACTTAGCGGGAGTTGTTTAGCTAGACGCTTATATCCTTATAAGGAATAATTTGTCGATTCACATATAAACAACCATGTCTTTTAAGGTTGTAAAAACTTTCAGTTGCTTCGTTTAAATTAACAATATGAAATACATTATACTTTATAGAAAC from Pedobacter sp. WC2423 carries:
- a CDS encoding helix-turn-helix domain-containing protein, with protein sequence MMSKIIHLQTISEIFLLFGLGSDIHHPLVGVVDFSKVDQQIDCKIKMSADYYSIMFKNYPDNKIKYGRKIIDFQDGSLICMAPNQVIEIDNDEQASKNIMGWGLFFHPDLIRATSLNDKMKDYSFFSYETSEALHLSEKEKHVLYDCISKINTELEENIDVHSQNIIVSTIELLLNYCSRFYGRQFITRKSSNNSVLVQFEKILTEYYNLDNKQEKSLPTVKYLSEKVHLSPGYLSDLLKKETGKNTQDHIHFYLIEEAKSKLISTNKSVSEIAYELGFDYPQYFNKLFKQKTGKTPIEFRNMN